In Deinococcus puniceus, one genomic interval encodes:
- a CDS encoding long-chain-fatty-acid--CoA ligase yields the protein MTAPQPPAASPLPRPWLAHYETGVPHDFTPSADTVPMLLERAAAKFPDRPALTFVGASMTYKELWQDAQRFATALQKAGVAAGDRVSIMLPNCPQFVVGFYGALLAGAVVVNTSPLYTPKELEHQLTDSGSETLIILDTFYPRFAEIESRVGVRRVIVTGIQDALPFPKNLLYPVKARREGTWVSIKATGKVLPFKALVKSQPPTPSPVRVEPDDVALLQYTGGTTGVPKGAMLTHRNLVANCEQARAWMTDLRDGQEVTLAAIPFFHVYGMTVAMNLSVLVGATMALVPNPRDIKMVLGAITASKATLFPGVPTLYNAINNHPDTPKHDLTSIRACISGSAPLLLETSRKFREITGGANLVEGYGLTEASPITHTNPIFSGQREGSIGLPMPGVDAVVVGDDGQPVPYGEVGELWVAGPMIMKGYWQRPDETAKTMREAFGRMWLMTGDMSIMGEDGYFSIVDRKKDLIIAGGFNIYPREVEEVLMSHPAVLEAAAVGLPDAYRGENVHAVVALKPGMKATEAEIIAHCKKDLSAYKVPRSVEFRSELPKTAAMKILRRQLAQEAREAQAIGKG from the coding sequence ATGACTGCACCCCAACCCCCTGCTGCCAGCCCCCTGCCCCGCCCTTGGTTGGCCCACTACGAAACGGGCGTGCCACACGACTTTACGCCCAGTGCCGATACGGTGCCGATGCTGCTGGAACGGGCCGCTGCCAAATTCCCAGACCGGCCCGCCCTGACGTTCGTGGGCGCGTCTATGACCTACAAGGAGCTGTGGCAAGATGCCCAGCGGTTTGCGACGGCGCTGCAGAAGGCGGGCGTGGCAGCGGGTGACCGCGTGTCTATCATGCTGCCCAACTGCCCCCAGTTCGTCGTGGGCTTTTATGGGGCGCTGCTGGCAGGCGCGGTGGTGGTCAATACCAGCCCGCTGTACACGCCCAAAGAGCTGGAACACCAACTGACCGACAGCGGCAGTGAAACGCTGATTATCTTGGATACGTTTTACCCGCGCTTTGCCGAAATCGAGTCCCGCGTGGGCGTGCGCCGCGTCATCGTGACCGGGATTCAGGACGCGCTGCCGTTTCCCAAAAACCTGCTCTATCCGGTGAAGGCGCGGCGTGAGGGAACTTGGGTCAGCATCAAGGCCACCGGAAAAGTGCTGCCTTTCAAGGCACTGGTCAAATCTCAGCCGCCTACGCCCAGTCCAGTGCGGGTCGAGCCGGACGATGTGGCGCTGCTGCAATACACAGGAGGCACCACCGGCGTGCCCAAGGGGGCCATGCTGACCCACCGCAACTTGGTCGCCAACTGCGAGCAGGCCCGCGCTTGGATGACCGACCTGCGCGACGGCCAAGAAGTGACGCTGGCCGCCATTCCATTTTTTCATGTGTACGGCATGACCGTTGCCATGAATCTCAGCGTGCTGGTGGGCGCGACGATGGCTCTCGTGCCCAATCCCCGCGACATCAAGATGGTGCTGGGCGCGATCACGGCCAGCAAAGCCACGCTGTTTCCGGGGGTGCCCACGCTGTACAACGCCATCAACAACCACCCCGACACCCCTAAGCACGACCTGACCAGCATCCGCGCCTGCATCAGCGGCAGCGCCCCGTTGCTGCTGGAAACCTCGCGCAAATTCCGCGAAATCACGGGCGGCGCGAACCTCGTGGAGGGCTACGGCCTCACCGAAGCCAGCCCGATCACGCACACCAACCCGATTTTTAGCGGCCAGCGCGAAGGCAGCATTGGCCTGCCCATGCCCGGCGTAGACGCGGTGGTGGTGGGCGACGACGGCCAGCCCGTGCCCTACGGCGAGGTCGGAGAGTTGTGGGTGGCTGGCCCCATGATCATGAAAGGCTACTGGCAACGCCCCGACGAAACCGCCAAAACGATGCGTGAAGCGTTTGGGCGCATGTGGCTGATGACGGGCGACATGAGCATCATGGGCGAAGACGGGTATTTCAGCATCGTAGACCGCAAAAAAGACCTGATCATCGCCGGGGGCTTCAACATCTACCCGCGTGAAGTGGAAGAAGTCCTGATGAGCCATCCGGCGGTGCTGGAAGCCGCCGCCGTGGGCCTGCCCGACGCCTACCGGGGCGAAAACGTACACGCGGTGGTGGCCCTGAAACCCGGCATGAAGGCCACCGAAGCCGAAATCATCGCCCACTGCAAAAAAGACCTGAGCGCCTACAAAGTGCCCCGCAGCGTGGAATTCCGCTCCGAGTTGCCCAAAACAGCCGCCATGAAAATCCTGCGCCGTCAATTGGCACAAGAAGCGCGGGAAGCTCAGGCGATAGGCAAGGGCTAA
- a CDS encoding nucleoside deaminase, whose protein sequence is MTDQPSPPLTLSHRAHLQTALEMAREAVAAGSSPVGAVLVNEKDEVVAKGRNRVGEDQTAERVGGASVAHAEMDVFFALGKLKNPGKLTLYSSLEPCLMCGGASSLLGVGRVVWATDDAWGGSGRLIKWADHPAMQSTEVMACPYPDLEAEGARLFAPEAKRAFPDEGWELWRERYPAETAEVEESGEKQGGEDGKD, encoded by the coding sequence ATGACCGATCAGCCTTCCCCACCCCTGACCCTCAGCCACCGGGCGCACCTGCAAACCGCATTAGAGATGGCCCGTGAGGCGGTGGCGGCGGGCAGTTCTCCTGTTGGGGCCGTGTTGGTCAATGAAAAAGACGAAGTGGTGGCTAAGGGCCGCAACCGTGTAGGCGAAGACCAAACCGCTGAACGTGTGGGCGGAGCGAGCGTGGCGCACGCCGAAATGGACGTGTTTTTTGCGCTGGGTAAGCTGAAAAATCCTGGCAAGCTGACCCTGTATTCCAGCCTCGAACCCTGCCTGATGTGCGGCGGCGCATCCTCACTGTTGGGCGTGGGCCGCGTGGTGTGGGCCACCGACGACGCTTGGGGCGGGTCGGGCCGCCTGATCAAGTGGGCCGATCATCCCGCCATGCAGTCCACCGAAGTCATGGCCTGCCCCTACCCCGATCTGGAGGCCGAGGGCGCACGCCTGTTTGCCCCCGAAGCCAAACGCGCTTTTCCTGATGAGGGCTGGGAACTGTGGCGGGAGCGGTATCCGGCAGAAACGGCGGAAGTAGAAGAAAGTGGGGAAAAACAGGGCGGGGAAGACGGGAAGGACTGA
- a CDS encoding ribokinase, whose product MTILVIGSVNADLTVQAARIPAPGETVLGGDARVSAGGKGANQAVAAALAGAHVSLCGAVGGDSDPFRLPALAGLTRACVDLSGLHTLDAPTGLALITVAADGENAITVASGANARFGPEHLPTDWGGFTHVLLQQELAPAVTLEAARRAHAAGLTVLLNAAPARTADPDLLAHTHHLIVNEHELAALVGRTVEDETLELAAHSLLGLGPKTVTVTLGAQGSLTVTPDQTYRIAAHSVQVVDTTGAGDTFCGVLAARLSSGDPLPQALHWAGVAAGLACTRPGAQDSMPGWAEVVAAERMR is encoded by the coding sequence ATGACCATTCTTGTCATCGGCAGCGTGAATGCTGACCTGACCGTGCAGGCGGCCCGCATTCCGGCCCCCGGCGAAACCGTGCTGGGCGGCGACGCCCGCGTGTCGGCGGGAGGAAAAGGTGCGAATCAGGCGGTGGCCGCCGCTCTGGCAGGCGCACACGTCAGCCTGTGCGGCGCGGTGGGCGGCGACTCTGACCCCTTCCGGCTCCCGGCGTTGGCGGGCCTGACCCGTGCGTGCGTAGATTTATCGGGCCTGCACACGCTGGACGCCCCCACCGGGCTGGCCCTGATTACGGTGGCGGCAGACGGAGAAAACGCGATCACGGTTGCCAGCGGCGCGAATGCCCGCTTTGGGCCAGAGCATCTGCCTACCGACTGGGGCGGCTTCACCCATGTTCTGCTTCAACAAGAGCTTGCGCCTGCCGTGACGCTGGAAGCCGCCCGCCGCGCCCACGCCGCCGGACTGACCGTGCTTCTGAACGCCGCTCCCGCCCGCACCGCTGACCCAGACCTGTTGGCCCACACCCACCACCTGATCGTCAATGAGCATGAGTTGGCCGCGCTGGTGGGGCGAACCGTGGAGGACGAGACACTGGAATTGGCCGCCCATTCCCTGCTGGGGTTGGGGCCGAAGACGGTGACGGTCACGCTGGGTGCACAAGGGAGTCTGACCGTTACCCCAGATCAGACTTACCGAATCGCGGCCCATTCGGTGCAAGTCGTGGACACTACCGGAGCGGGCGATACGTTTTGCGGCGTGTTGGCGGCGCGGCTCTCCAGCGGCGACCCTTTGCCCCAAGCGCTGCATTGGGCGGGCGTGGCGGCGGGCTTGGCCTGCACTCGACCCGGCGCACAGGACAGCATGCCCGGTTGGGCAGAGGTGGTGGCAGCGGAGAGAATGCGCTAG
- a CDS encoding aminoglycoside adenylyltransferase domain-containing protein, with amino-acid sequence MWPPSVTALLGHLLAEQQAVLGPNLVGLYLRGSLALGDFDPETSDVDALCITDQPVDPAEYAGLAALHIRLFASGQPYCRELEVAYLSRASAERWRPEERHPTLSRGGGVLDWQTHHENWVMERWAVLHGESRFFGPEPHTLIAPVSEAHIRRAVLNRLHDWRAFALTPHDPGWGHRGHAVYAAETICRIAHTLSTGQLGSKPAAVRWAVLTFPEPWHTLISNLDRWRSDPAIDADLNGRVQGLVVWAAQNVEHHDR; translated from the coding sequence ATGTGGCCGCCTTCCGTCACCGCCCTACTCGGTCACCTGCTGGCCGAACAACAAGCCGTGTTGGGGCCGAATCTGGTGGGCCTCTACCTGCGCGGCTCCCTCGCTTTGGGGGACTTCGACCCTGAGACCAGCGATGTGGACGCTCTGTGCATCACAGACCAGCCTGTCGATCCTGCTGAATACGCTGGGCTGGCCGCGTTGCATATCCGTCTGTTTGCCTCTGGGCAGCCGTATTGCCGTGAGTTGGAAGTGGCCTACCTGTCCCGCGCCTCTGCCGAACGATGGCGACCAGAAGAGCGGCATCCCACGTTGTCTCGCGGGGGCGGGGTGCTGGACTGGCAGACTCACCATGAAAACTGGGTAATGGAACGCTGGGCCGTGCTGCACGGAGAAAGCCGGTTTTTTGGCCCCGAGCCGCACACCCTGATTGCCCCCGTCTCCGAGGCCCACATTCGCCGCGCCGTGCTGAACCGCCTGCACGATTGGCGGGCCTTCGCGCTCACGCCCCACGATCCCGGCTGGGGGCACCGGGGCCACGCCGTCTACGCTGCCGAAACCATATGCCGCATTGCCCACACGCTCAGCACAGGCCAACTGGGCAGCAAACCCGCCGCCGTGCGCTGGGCAGTCCTGACCTTCCCAGAGCCTTGGCACACGCTGATCAGCAACTTGGACAGGTGGAGAAGTGACCCGGCCATCGACGCTGATCTGAACGGGCGGGTACAGGGATTGGTGGTCTGGGCGGCACAGAACGTCGAACACCATGACCGATGA
- a CDS encoding DUF1999 domain-containing protein, with the protein MRYRVPTEHDYDALHALDLAALRHADPAFDTLPDREREGRICTTLPALKFYERSEHSFVAEDDGVLHGFIFAQSVWQGDRPVVLVRTVALAPHAQPDAQAATAEGLLHATVKSAYDTAVYEVHFAVTPALEAAAVAEGAHVLGRYAVRHLGTRADTAPGQKLGPSELPELGR; encoded by the coding sequence ATGCGTTACCGAGTCCCCACCGAACACGATTACGACGCCCTGCACGCGCTTGACCTCGCCGCCCTGCGCCATGCCGATCCAGCCTTCGACACCTTGCCCGACCGCGAACGCGAGGGCCGGATCTGTACCACGCTGCCCGCCCTCAAGTTTTATGAACGCAGCGAGCATTCTTTCGTGGCCGAAGATGACGGCGTGCTGCACGGCTTTATCTTCGCCCAGAGCGTATGGCAGGGAGACCGCCCGGTGGTGCTGGTACGCACGGTGGCCCTCGCGCCCCACGCCCAGCCTGATGCACAGGCCGCCACCGCCGAGGGGCTGCTGCACGCCACCGTCAAGAGTGCCTACGATACCGCCGTCTACGAGGTGCATTTTGCCGTGACACCCGCGCTGGAGGCCGCCGCCGTTGCCGAGGGCGCACATGTGCTGGGGCGCTACGCCGTGCGGCATCTGGGCACGCGGGCCGACACCGCGCCGGGTCAGAAGTTGGGGCCGTCAGAGTTGCCCGAACTGGGCCGTTAG
- a CDS encoding DUF503 domain-containing protein codes for MALGYVGVLTIRVEMPWVSNLKEKRALVRPVVERLKSRYPLTVARLDGLDAHDWEIIGVATLSNDYVWVEETLRMAADYIAREGEYRVAWETTEITVLGEDDGDDEDE; via the coding sequence GTGGCGTTGGGCTACGTCGGCGTGCTGACCATCCGCGTAGAAATGCCGTGGGTCAGTAACCTCAAGGAAAAACGGGCGCTGGTGCGGCCTGTCGTGGAACGCCTGAAATCCCGGTATCCCCTGACGGTGGCCCGCCTCGACGGTCTGGACGCCCACGACTGGGAGATCATCGGTGTGGCGACCCTCAGCAACGATTACGTGTGGGTCGAAGAAACCCTTCGCATGGCCGCCGACTACATCGCCCGTGAAGGCGAATACCGCGTGGCGTGGGAAACCACCGAAATCACCGTGCTGGGCGAAGATGACGGGGACGACGAGGACGAGTAG
- the lepB gene encoding signal peptidase I, with protein sequence MTRLLKSAPGPLQKLWKELLEPIVFAVVITQFVATLVGVDGVSMMPNLRNRERVFVPKYETWLHKAGIGEFKRGDILIFKPPRAAADAIPALNRSAPLNLWTYRPFLIKRLIGLPGDKISISGGEVTLNGTKLDSSWTTDYWREQGCWDTQSDLANLASSSRNNYLPDQPEITVPAGHYFVMGDNRTPEGSEDSRLFGPVPKRDIAGRAAAVIWPIMRKTNIKYDCAANAVAADGLTGENVLNWRVLTRPEAFDSVNK encoded by the coding sequence ATGACCAGATTGCTCAAGTCCGCCCCCGGCCCTCTTCAAAAACTGTGGAAAGAACTACTGGAACCCATCGTTTTCGCGGTGGTCATTACGCAGTTTGTCGCCACGTTGGTGGGTGTAGACGGCGTCAGCATGATGCCCAACCTCCGCAACCGCGAGCGCGTGTTCGTGCCCAAGTACGAAACGTGGCTGCACAAAGCAGGCATCGGTGAATTCAAGCGCGGCGACATCCTGATTTTTAAACCGCCCCGCGCCGCCGCCGACGCCATTCCGGCCCTGAACAGAAGCGCCCCGCTGAATCTCTGGACGTACCGCCCCTTCCTGATCAAGCGCCTGATCGGGCTGCCCGGCGACAAGATCAGTATCAGCGGCGGCGAAGTGACCCTGAACGGCACCAAGTTGGATTCCAGTTGGACAACCGACTACTGGCGCGAGCAGGGCTGCTGGGACACCCAGAGTGACCTCGCCAATCTGGCCTCGTCCAGCCGCAACAACTACTTGCCCGACCAGCCCGAAATCACGGTGCCCGCAGGCCACTACTTTGTGATGGGCGACAACCGCACGCCGGAAGGCAGCGAGGATTCACGCCTGTTTGGGCCTGTACCCAAGCGCGATATCGCGGGCCGCGCCGCCGCCGTGATCTGGCCGATCATGCGGAAAACCAACATCAAATACGACTGCGCCGCCAACGCCGTCGCCGCCGATGGACTGACCGGAGAAAACGTGCTGAACTGGCGCGTGCTGACCCGCCCGGAAGCGTTCGACAGCGTCAACAAGTAA
- a CDS encoding patatin-like phospholipase family protein: MTGYGLVLGGGGARGLAHIGVWRVLEEAGIKPTVLAGTSMGGLVGAFIAAGYSGAELEKISASVSWRRLVDWRPGTGLIRVSAFESWLSQHLPATFEELPLPLAVTATDVLTGRGVYLSRGNLLTALRATTAYPGALEPVPIGEMLLSDGGVLNQVPVDAALFLGVRKVLAVDVTAPSPLELHGRRVLLWRREAHLGPVQALRRAVEIMQAQLTDARLSLYRPDILLRPVLGDVDLQNFNRSAQAIEAGRNAALAELPRIHTLLGSAGTD; encoded by the coding sequence ATGACAGGATACGGCTTGGTCTTGGGCGGCGGCGGGGCGCGCGGACTGGCGCACATCGGCGTCTGGCGGGTGCTGGAAGAAGCGGGAATCAAGCCCACGGTACTGGCCGGAACCAGCATGGGCGGGCTGGTGGGTGCATTCATCGCGGCGGGCTATTCGGGCGCGGAACTGGAAAAAATCTCGGCGTCGGTGTCGTGGCGGCGCTTGGTGGACTGGCGACCCGGCACCGGCCTGATCCGGGTGTCGGCCTTCGAGTCGTGGCTGTCGCAGCATTTGCCCGCCACCTTCGAGGAACTGCCCTTGCCCTTGGCCGTCACGGCCACCGATGTCCTCACGGGCCGGGGCGTGTACCTTTCACGCGGCAACCTGCTGACCGCCTTGCGGGCCACCACCGCCTATCCGGGGGCGCTGGAACCTGTGCCAATTGGTGAAATGCTGCTGTCGGACGGCGGCGTGCTGAATCAGGTTCCGGTGGACGCCGCGCTGTTTCTGGGCGTGCGGAAGGTGCTGGCCGTGGACGTGACGGCCCCCAGCCCACTGGAACTGCACGGGCGGCGCGTGCTGCTGTGGCGCAGAGAAGCGCATCTGGGGCCAGTACAGGCGCTCCGCCGGGCCGTAGAAATCATGCAGGCCCAACTGACCGACGCCCGCCTGAGCCTCTACCGCCCCGACATTTTGCTGCGGCCCGTGCTGGGCGACGTAGACCTGCAAAATTTCAACCGTTCGGCACAGGCCATAGAAGCGGGCCGGAACGCAGCGCTGGCCGAGTTGCCGCGCATTCATACGCTGCTGGGAAGCGCGGGCACCGACTGA
- a CDS encoding serine/threonine-protein kinase produces the protein MPLAGQLVGDGVRLIRPVGRGSHSVVYFAVSKEGTPCAVKIFPLHLAAYADREYENAAPLDHPRLVRVLERTTVLDQPALVVTLARGETLFDRYASRPALTEERRAFLLTLVHLLDALAYLHARGMVHRDIKPENIVAEPDGSAKLVDFDLSGPLHEVLTAPTRMGTAAFQSPEAYRGEPLGPESDLYGVGVLLGWGLHGSVLESGETPPHSDDPLSHLHIILTRRDAASRPNNALWARSELLALAGLPY, from the coding sequence ATGCCTTTGGCGGGTCAACTTGTGGGCGATGGGGTGCGATTGATTCGTCCCGTCGGGCGTGGTTCGCACAGCGTGGTTTATTTCGCGGTGTCCAAGGAAGGCACGCCCTGCGCGGTCAAAATCTTTCCGCTGCATCTGGCGGCCTATGCAGACCGCGAATACGAGAACGCCGCGCCGCTGGATCATCCCCGGCTGGTGCGGGTGCTGGAGCGCACCACCGTGCTGGATCAGCCCGCGCTGGTGGTGACGCTGGCACGCGGCGAAACCTTGTTTGACCGCTACGCCTCCCGCCCCGCCCTGACCGAAGAACGCCGGGCCTTTTTGCTGACGCTGGTGCATCTGCTGGACGCGTTGGCCTACCTGCACGCACGCGGCATGGTTCACCGCGACATCAAGCCCGAAAATATCGTGGCCGAACCGGACGGCAGCGCCAAATTGGTGGATTTTGACCTGTCGGGGCCGCTGCACGAAGTCCTGACTGCGCCGACGCGCATGGGCACAGCGGCTTTTCAGAGTCCGGAGGCGTACCGGGGAGAACCGCTGGGCCCAGAAAGTGACCTGTACGGCGTGGGCGTGTTGCTGGGCTGGGGGCTGCACGGCTCGGTGCTGGAATCCGGCGAAACGCCGCCCCATAGCGATGATCCCCTGTCGCATCTGCACATCATCCTGACCCGCCGAGACGCCGCGAGCCGCCCGAACAATGCGCTGTGGGCGCGGTCAGAGTTGCTGGCGTTGGCGGGATTGCCGTATTAG